TATCTGCCTAATACTCGGGTAAAAGTACCATGCCCACGAGGATGCCCACTCGACGCACCGTCGGAACAAATGTTGGTATGTGGCCAAGCCAAAAAGTTAGCAACATCGTTATCGTCCATCGACTTCCCCATAATTGCTTCTATTCCTTCATTGAAATTGGGATTTTTCTCTTCAAAATCGGCTGCTATTGCAATAAGATTCATGAGGGTTTGGGAAGGTTTTTCATTACGTAATTGGGCTATTTCCGAAACTGTTTTACCCGCATAGCTTTTGTTGGGAGCAAATCGCACCAATACCGATTTCTCGGGATCAAACAACTGATTCACAGCAAATTCGGCACTTATAGGATTGGTATAATCTCGATTAGGAAATAGTACTCGCAAGGTCGAATTCCAAAAATTATAAGGATAGCAGTCGGCTGTAATATCAACACCTTCGGCCCGAGCCTTTTGGAGTTGAGCCAATAACTGAGAAGACTTTCCCCACTGGTCTTTTTTAGCAATTTTGATATGCGAAATCTGAACAGGAATATGAGTTTGCCTACCGATTTCTATAATTTCGTCTACTGCTTCTTCCAAATGAATATCTTCACTACGAATATGACTCATGTATCGGCCACCAAATTGAGCTGTTATTTTGGCCAATGCTAAAACCTCTTCACGGTTAGAAAAAAAAGCTGATTCGTATTCTAAACCTGTATTCAAGCCCAACGACCCTTTTTCTAGCTCTTGTTGCAATAGCTTTTTCATTTGCTCTAATTCACTAGGCTTGGCTGTTCTGAAAAGACTTCTAGCCCCCAATACCTGTGTCCTAATGGTAGAATGCCCTGTAAAGGAGGCTATATTTACAGCAACGGGGGTTTTCTTGATAAAATTCTGAAGGGTATCCATTGAATAGCTTCCTCCGTCTTGTCCAATAACAATGGTAGTAACGCCCTGACTTACCGATGGAATAGCCTCTGGTGTTTTTTCTAATCCTCCAAAATGATGACTATGCGAGTCTATAAACCCTGGCGATAATACCAAGCCTTTTCCATCTATGACTTTTTCGTTGGGCAATGCCTGCAACTCGCCAATTTCCCATATCCTATCGTTCTTTAACCGAACAGATGCCCTACGAGCCACCGAGCCTGTACCATCGACAAGTTTTACTTGTGTAATCAATTGTGTTTGAGGAAGTTTTACTTTTTGCCCCGACAAGATATTATTTGTCATCGACAAAACCGTTGCACTGGTAGAGCTACTCAATACTATTACAGTAGTTTTCTGAGCAAGATTTCGTTCTATGCTATTTCTAAAACCTACCCAACTACCCGTATGCGATACAATTTTGCCATTATCCTTGATAGCCCAACCGAAGCCATAAGGGTACTTCGTGCCATCTTTTAGCTGAACTGGCTCAAAAGCCTCTTGAATAGTAGCCTGACTCACCAATTTATTGGTGTATAAAGCTTGTTCCCATTTTAGTAAATCATCGGCAGAAGCATAAACGTTGCCATCGCCCACTACTCCATCTAGCCTCATAAGGTCATTGAGCTGGTTTATGCCATTTTGCCTTTCAAAACCATAAACCCGCTGGCTGTTACTAGCCAACGGGCTTTTCATGTTAAGGTAAAAAATAAAGGTATTGGTCAGGAATAGTGGTTGGGTAATATTTCTTTTGAAAAAATCCTCGATAGGCATTCCACCTACTTTTTCAATAATTGAAGCCAACAAAACATAGCCTGTGTTGCAGTACTCCCATATTAATCCTACCTCAAAATTGAGAGCAGGATTAATATCCGTAAGGAGCTGGAGCAGTTTGTCGTTGTTGAGTGTATCTAATGTGTTATTATGACGCATAGCCAAATCAAAATACTCTGGTAATCCCGATGTATGAGTTAGCAAATGCCTAATCGTAATAGCTTCATACGGGAAGCTTGGCAAATATTTTTGTACTTTGTCGTCGTATTGCAGTTGTTTTCGCTCTTTGAGCTGCATTATCATCATGGCAATAAATTGCTTTGATACAGAAGCCAGATTGAATGACGAGCTACTCGATAAAGGTTGTTGTGTACGAATATCACTGATGCCAAAAGCTTTTTTGTAGAGCGTTTTACCGTTTTGGGCTACCAGTACAACACCATTAAAAAGAGCTTTTTCATGTAAAATTGTCAAAGCTGAGTCTAGGGTTTTGAGTCTTGACGGAGTAGGCTGTGCAAAAGATACTTCCGTTAGAAGGCAAAGGCCAATACAAGCATATATTATTCTCCAAATCGTTTTCATAGATTATACTTTTATGCTGAATTTATACCATAAATATATATTTCATTCTGAATAAGTTTATTTTTTCCTAATAAAAATATTACTTTTAAAAATATTTAAGCATAATTTGCTTTTAATAATAAAAAAGATAGACTCATTCAGAAAAATATGCTGGACAAAACCGATAGCCAAATTCTTAACTTACTACAACATAATGCCAAACTAACCATCAAAGAATTGGCAGAGGCATTACATCTGACTACTTCGCCCGTTTTTGAGCGAATCAAACGACTTGAAAAAGAGGGGGTTATTTCTGGATACGTAGCCTTGGTAAATGCTGAAAAGGCTGGACGAGGGCAAATTGTGTTTTGTAACGTATCGATGCCGATTTATACTACCGAAAACATTGATACTTTCGAGCATCTGGTAAAAGAGATGCCACAGGTATTAGAGTGCTATCATTTGGCTGGCATGGTCGACTACCAGCTAAAGGTATATGTAAAAGACATTAAGGAATACGACAACTTCCTAAAACAACTTGCTGAAATACAGATTGTTAAAGTACATAGCAGCACTGTAGTTTTGCACGATGTAAAGTACTCTACTGTCATTCCTACTTAAAAAATACTCAGCAGGCAAGCTAGTTGCTGCTGAGTATTTCCATCAATTAATTATTTAGCTTTTGCAGCCCATGTAGCGGCCTTGGCCAACGCATTTTTATCGGCAGTTCTTGCTCTTACAAAATTGCTTAGAAACAAATAGGCATTTTTGTCGGTTCTGCTATCTATCAAACTTTCCAGTACCTTAATTGCTTGGTCGGGCTTTCCTTCTCTAAACAAAGCTGTTGTTTCTTCCCTAAAAACTCTTCCAGCAATCGACTTCTTGTCGATTCCCAATTTGGTCAAATTAGCTTTTACCTGATTAATTTTTGCTACCGACGAACGGCTTCCTCGGCTAGAATACAACGAGTACATAATAATATTTTCAGCCGTTTGCTTCACCAATGCCTTGTCGTATTTAGCATTATATTCGGCCAAATGCGTCATCATATACGTAAAAATCGGGTTTTCGTCGTCCATGATTACCTTTTGTAAAACCAAAAAATTAGAATTATTGGTATATTGACTACTTGGGATTTTACTGGCATAAGCTTTCATTGCTGCAATATTGTCGGTAGTATCTTTCATGATTCTGGCCATGAAGGCATAATCAATCAAAAAATTGGGGTCTCGCACACCCGACTGAAAACTAGCTTTGTAGGCTGTGCTTCTTCTTTTGGGGTCGAGGGCCTTACCTGCTGCGTCTATTACTACTTGTGCGGTATTGGTATTTTCGCCCATTACAGCAATGTGCAATAGTTTTACCTCTTTATCAAAGAAAAGCAATGTTGGAGTTGACGGAATCCAGATTTTTTGTTTTTGCAAAAAAGCTTGAGCCTCGGTTGTGGTTACATCTAGCTTGTAGCTAATATAATTACGATTATAAAAATCACCTACCAACGGAAGTTCAAAGGTAGGTTTAAAGGCAATACACACATGGCAAGTAGGAGCATAGGCTTCTAAAAAAACAGCCTTATTTTGCATTTTTGCCAAGTCAAAAACCGTTCTGAGGTTACCCCCTGCAACAAAATTTACTCCTTTTTGAGCATTGCTAATATTAGCAATTATCATTAGCAATATTAAATTTAATACAATTTTTTTCATGAATTATCTTATTATAAGCTGGTAAAATTCAAAAAAAGCCCCTTTTCTTCACTGAAAAGGGGGCTAAACTAATTAGTATCGTTCAAGCTTAGGCTTGGGGCTGTTGTGCAGCTTTGATTTCTTCCTGAAGGTTTTTGGTCAAAACACGGCATAAATCATCAATCTGAAAAGCCATTTTTTGGTCGCCAGTTGCCTTTACCAACGATTCGGCAACACTACCCATTACCTCAATATAAAAACGTTTCATTTCTAAAACATCCATATCTTTGGTCCACAAAGGAAGTGCCAAAGTACCTTTGTGGTAGTGGTCCCAAACACCGATAAAAATAGCTTTGGTTTCCTCTACACCCTCATTAGGGTTTTCGGTGGCAGTCCAATGAATTTGTTCTGGAATACTTTGTTCGTCTAATGTTACTTGAAAATTGATTTCTGATTTTTTCATGGCACTATTTTAGTCAAGTTAGCACAAGCTTGCCTTGACCTCCTCGTTTATTTTTATTGATTACTTCCAAAAACTTTTTTGAGCAAATCGGTGACACGAGCCGCTGGATTTTCTCTGATTTTTTGCTCTTCCTGAGCTACTAATAAGAATAACCCATCTATGGCCTTTTGAGTTGCATAACCTTTCAAATCTGGGTTAACTTTTTGCCCAACGAAAGGAATTTTGTTATAAGTGGTGGCAATATCGCCATATAATTTGGTAGCCCCTGTCGAATTGATGGCCTCGTCCATAATAGGCGAAAAGGCATTGGTAAGGGCTTCGGTAGAAGTTTTTTTGAGGTACTGTGTGGCAGCGTCTTTATCGCCTTTCAATATTCCTAAGGCATCCTGAATTGTCATTTTGGTAATAGCATCCACAAAAATAGGTACTGCTTGCCCTGCTGCTTTTTCGGCACCACGGTTCAAGGCCGTAATAAATTTATCACACTGGCTTCCTAGTCCTATTTGACGTAACTTTTCTTCAACTTTGCGAGCTTCTGGCGGAAAAAGCAATTTTATTGTTTGATTACCCAAATACCCATCTAATGCCGAAGCCTGAGATGAACTATTTTTGATTCCTACAGTTAGGGCTTCTTTCAAGCCTTTGCTAATTTCTTCGGTGGTTAAGCCTCCTTTTGCACTACTCAATACATCGTTGGCTTGTTTCAATACATTTCCCCAGTTTTGCGACTGGCAACTTGATACAGAACCTAAAAAGCATACAGCAATAATAATTTTTCTCATTCTAGTGATTGTTAAAGTTGAACATCACGATATTCCTTAGGTATATTTACAGAATGTCGCCGATTTTTAAACGACAAAAGTGTTTAAAATGTGTAATTTTGGGCAAAAATAATGAATAGTTGGCAGGGCAAAGCCGAAATGCCTATTTTTATTCACATATTTGAGTCTTCACACAAAAAGCTTTTAGATAGCCCCCTTATAAAAATGATTAAAGCAGAGATTATTACCATTGGCGATGAAATTCTTTATGGACAAATTACCGATACCAACACCCAATGGATAAGTGCAGAATTAGATAAAATTGGCATAAGAACCGTTAGAAAATCGTCTGTTGGCGACACAGAAGAGTCTATTTTAAGCATTTTTGAGGAAGCAACTAAGCGTGCCAATGTAATTTTGGTAACAGGTGGCCTTGGCCCCACCAAAGACGATATTACTAAAAAAACGTTTTGTAAGTTTTTTAATACACAAATGGCGGTTCATCCGCAAGCGTTGGAAGACCTCAAAGCTTTTTTTCAGAAAAGAGGTAGAGAAGTAACAGGCTTGAACCTCGGACAAGCCGAACTGCCGCTCAATGCTGAATATATTCATAATAAATTAGGTACTGCCCCAGGTATGTGGTTCGAGCAAAACGAAACTGTTTATATTTCGATGCCAGGCGTACCTTATGAAATGAAAGGTTTGATGTCTGATTTAATTTTGCCTAAATTGCAGACATTTTTCAAGACCCCTGTTATCTTCCATAAAATCATCAGAACAGTAGGCATTGGCGAGTCGCTCTTGGCTGAAAAAATCGAAGATTGGGAAGATGCTCTGCCTTCACATATTCGATTGGCTTATTTGCCGTCGATGGGTAGTGTAAAAATGCGACTAACTGGCTTTGGTAGTGATATGGCCGTGTTAGAACAAGAAATAGATACAGAAATTCAAAAGGTTATGCCCATTATCGAGGAGTTTGTGTATGCCTTGGGTGAGGTTGAATTAGAAGAAGCCGTAGGAAAAATGCTAAAAGCCCGAAACCTAACGGTATCTACAGCCGAAAGCTGTACTGGTGGATATTTGGCTCATCAGTTTACCAAAATAGCTGGCTCGTCGGCGTATTATTATGGTAGTATTATTTCGTATGACAATTCTGTAAAAATTAACCAATTGGGGGTAAAAGAAGAAACGTTACGTGATTTTGGAGCGGTTTCGGAAGAAACAGTAATACAAATGGCTCAAAATGTACGACAACTTTTACATACCGATATTGGCTTGGCTACTAGTGGTATTGCTGGCCCCGATGGCGGAACACCCGAAAAGCCTGTTGGTACTATTTGGATTGCCCTGGCTACTGCCGAGCAAACTATTACTCAAAAACTACAATTGGGTGGTTTTAGAGAACAAAATATTCATTCAACTTCCATCAACATACTCAATTTACTACGAAAAGTTTTGAAATAGCACTGGCATATTTTCTCAAAATCCATTGACCATCTCAAAACAAAAACATTATTAATATGGCTCAAATTGAAATTATCATGCCCAAAATGGGCGAAAGTATCATGGAGGCAACGGTGCTTTCTTGGCTCAAAAAAGTAGGAGAACGCATTGAAGCCGACGACTACCTACTGGAGGTAGCTACAGACAAAATTGACACCGAAGTACCTTCGTCGCATAGTGGCGTGATTAAAGAAATTTTGGTGCAAGAAGGTGATATTGCTGTAATTGGTAGTCCTATTTGTATTATTGAAACCGAAGGAAATGCCGACGAGCCTCTTCCTACCGAAGAAGCAGCCTCTACTGCCATTGAGGCCGAAATTGAGGAAATACAAGCTCTTACGGGTATTGCCCTCGACCCCACACAAGCCAGTGCCGATAGCTCCCCTAGCCGTTTTTACTCGCCTTTGGTGCTGAGTATTAGCAAAGAAGAGGGTATTTCTATGCAAGAACTCAATGCCCTAAAAGGAAGTGGCTTGGATGGCCGTGTTACCAAAAATGATATTTTAGCTTATATAAACCAACGCAAAAAGCCTATCGCTGCTCCTGTCGCTCTACCTGCAACACCTACTTACGAAACACCTAAGGCTGTGCCTATAAGTATTTCGGGGCAAGACGAAATCGTACAAATGGATAGAATGCGTAAGATGATAGCCGAAAGAATGGTTGATTCAAAACGTATTGCACCACATGTTTCGTCGTTTGTAGAAACAGATATGACACCTGTCGTATTATGGCGTGAAGGAATTAAAAATAGCTTCAAAAAAGAATATGGCGAAAATATTACTTATACGCCTATCTTGATTGAAGCTGTGGTAAAAGCTATCAAAGATTTTCCAAAAATCAATGCTTCCGTTGATGGCGACCGTATTATTTATAAAAAGAATATCAATATTGGTATGGCAGTGGCATTGCCTAATGGCAACTTGATTGTGCCTGTTATTCATAATGCCGATAGCTATAACCTCATTGGGCTTACCAAAAAGGTAAATGATATTACTAAAAGAGCAAGAGAAAATAAGCTCAAACCTGAAGATTTGGAAGGCGGAACTTATACTATTTCTAATATTGGTACTTTTGGCAATGTGATGGGTACGCCTATTATATTACAACCACAAGTAGCAATTATGGCTTTTGGAGCAATTCAGAAAAAGCCAGCTGTCATTGAAACCCCCGAAGGCGACTTGATTGGCATCCGTCAAAAAATGTTTATTTCTCACTCTTACGACCACCGTATTGTTGATGGTTCGTTGGGTGGACAATTTGTAAAACGGGTTTCTGATTACCTAGAGGCATTTGATTTAAAAAGAAGCTTAATCTAATTCATAGAGACATGAGTCATCCCGAATTTAGTGAATTGAGATTGAGTGATTTAGTGATTATTCTTTATGTCTACCTTGCAGCAATAGAGACGTAATATTTTGTGTCTAAAAATTAGTCATTCAGTAGATTAATATCAAAAACATGAGTCATCCCGAATTTTGGGATAATTTACAAAAGAGACCTCTTGTTTGTGTTTATTGAGATTCACGAGGTAGACCATTGTGCTTTTTTCCCAATAGGGTGTTCAGTAGCACCCTATTGGAAAAAAAGCACAATGGTTAGGCATTTATTGACTATTAATCAAAAAAGGTGGCCGAAAAACGAATTTCGACCGCTTTTTTTGATTAAAAAATTCGGAAGGACTCATGTTTTTCTCTTATAATATCTTTGACAAATCAGGCTGATTTATATGGCTTTCTTTTAGTTCTCTATCTATTTCGGCAAATGCTTCTGGCTGATAAACCTTCTCTATCTTGGTATCTTTCAACCATAATATGGCATCACATACACCCCTAAGGGTATCCAAAATATGGGAAGTTATAATAACCACTTTTCCTTTTTCTTTCAACACCTTGATTATATTGGTAAGTACCCAGCTAGATTCTAAATCTAAGCCATTGTAAGGCTCATCCAAAATAATAATTTCTCTATCTAGCTTTAAAATACATAAAAGAGCTAGCTTTTTTTTCATTCCTGTCGAATACTCTTCAACAAGCGAATCCAAAGGTAAATCCATGATTTTTGCCCATTGATTTTCGTCAAAAGAAGGTATTTTCGAGGCGAAAATTGACAATATTTCTCGGCCTGTTAAGTAGCTATAAAAAAAATTATTGGTTTCCAAGATAGCTACTTGCCTTCTGTCTAAGGGCTTGTTTTGCCATAGTAATTCGCCACTTGTTGGGAACAAAAAGCCTGCAATACAATTGAGCAAAGTAGATTTCCCTGAACCATTTAGGCCAACTAAGCCATAGATATTACCGCTTTGAAATGATATTGAAATATGTTTTAAAACGGGCTCTGCCTGATAGGAAAAAGTGATATTTTTGAGTTCAAGCATTGAAGTAAAATTTGAGGTTCCTGATAGATTTTTGGTAAAATACAAAACATAATACCATTGAAATAGGAAACATGTAAGGCAAAAATATACCCACAAACAAAAAACCTCCTATTACAGTATTGGACGGCACTCCTATATTAGGCTGGTATGATTTATATTTATTAAGGATAAACACCAGATAATTAAGCACATACACTACCTGTAGTGCTATAAAAAATAATAAATTTTCGGGATAGTGAATCCCATACAATACCATCAATGGCCCTACAAATACCAAGTATTGCTTCGTTTGAAATAGAATCTTTTGATACAAAAAAGATTGGGCTGTTGTTGCTTCCAGCAAGACAATTGGAAGACTTTCGCATCTATTAAAAAAACCTAGAAAAAACATCGTAATCAGTCCAATCCCTAAATAGCCTGAAGGATACCAGGTACCTATAATCAAAACTCCTATATAAATCAACATAATTGGCCATTGATGTTGCCTCATACCAGCTATCCACTCAAAATTACCCTCCAACAAGATGCTTTTCAAAACAACGTGTTGCCTTATTTTAGGTAGTTCGACCGTACGATTGACCCAGCCGATAAGTCCAGTAAGCATAATAGCAACACCAATATAAACCACAGGAATTTGATAAGCGATTAGGGCTATATACCAAGGCATAAGCACAAGGTTATATTCCAGCCAATAATATAATGGGTAATTCTGTGAAAAAAGCATTTGGATTAGCCGCTTATCTTTTCGTTGCAAGTGAACTGTCCATGGTGCTAAAGCCGACAACATGGCTGTCCAAGGATTAAGCTGTATGGCCAGAAGTAACCTTAATACTAGTATAATACCCATAATAGCCCCTATCAATATAGCTATCCAACCTGCCTCCACAAGAAGTCTTTTGAACTGTATATACCTTAGTAACAATATATTTATCATATCAGATATTATGGTTATGAACTATTAGTCAAACAATACCCCAAAACATTACATTTAATTGCAATAAAAAAGGCTACCCTTATGAGGTAGCCTTTTTTATTGCTTTATTTCTACTTAAAACTTTGCATCAGCAGGTTTTACATTGGGTTTAATAATTCTTAACCAAGTCAAAACTTTGATTACAGGATAAGTTGGGTCAACCTCATACCACTTAGAACCGAAGTTCATGCTATTGGGCAATTTGTGGTGGTTGTTTTGGAACAACTCGCCCAACATCAAGAAATCAAAAACCAAAGAGTTTTTTGATTTATCTTGGTTGTCATAGTTTTGATAACCATACTTGTGGCCCGACCAGTTTACGATAGCACCATGAATAGGCCCCATCAAGAAGTGTACAGGCAACAAAAAGAAAAATGCCCAGTGCATATCAAAATATACATAAGCCACAATATAGAATACTGAATAAGCTACACCCCAGCCAATTCTTGAAGCCCAGTGGTCGCCCAGTTTTTCAATAAAGTTTGAATATGGGTAATTATGGTCAAAACGCTCTTCTATTTTAGTTTTGCTATTTAACAAAGCATTGTAAATATCTTTTGTTTTCCACATCATTGTGAAAACATTGCTTGAGAAGTGCGGTGAGTGAGGGTCTTTTTCTGTGTCGCTAAATGCGTGGTGCATACGGTGCAAAATAGCATAAGCACGTGGGCTTAAATATGATGAACCTTGTGATACATAAGTTAAAAAGTAAAAAAAGCGTTCCCAGAACTTGTTCATTAAGAACATTTTATGAGCCGAATAGCGGTGCAAGAAAAATGTTTGGCTAAATAATGACAAATACCAGTGAATAATAAATGCGGGTAATACCAATTGCATGTGTGTAAGTAGTTTAAAAATTATACAACAAATATACTCTTTGTTAGTCGAAAATGTTTTAACAATACGTTATTCTGACAAATGTCACTTTTTTAAAACATTTATATCTTTGTTTATATCATCTTTAACAGAATTAGTGTGTCAAAAAGGATATTGCTAAAATGAGGTGAGGGCAAATGACAACAAATTGGCACCCATCTGTAAAGCTTTCTGTCGAACACTTTCGGGGTCGTTATACACCGATTGGTCTTCCCAACCATTGCCCAAATCGCATTCGTAACTATAGAAACAAACCAAGCGTCCTTCCCAAATAAGGCCAAATCCTTGTGGAGCTTTCCCATCGTGCTCGTGTACCTTTGGTAAGCCATTTGTAAACTTAAATCGTTGGCTATAAACAGGATGATTAAAAGGCAATTCTACAAAATTCAGTTCGGGAAATACTTTTTTCATTTCTCTTCTGATAAATTTATCTAAGCCATAGTTATCGTCGATATGCAAGAAGCCACCACTGATAAGATATTTTCTTAGATTTCTGGCCTCGCTTTCCGAAAAAACGATGTTTCCGTGTCCAGTTAAGTGTACAAATGGATAGGTAAACAATTCGGGGCTACCAGCCTCAACAATATCTTCTTCGGGGAAAATATTCATTCGTAAATTACTATTACAAAACTTGATAAGATTGCCCAATGAAGTCTTGTTACAATACCAATCACCGCCACCGCCATACTTCATTTTGGCGATTTTGTAAGAAGCTTGCCCAAAAACGTTTTGATTAAAACCAAGCAAAACTACCAAAATACAAACTAAGCAAACTTGTACGTGTTTCTTCAAATACATCATTGGTTAATTAAATTTAATGTATGACAAGCTACCAATCCTGCTGTTTCGGTTCTGAGGCGGCTGTCGCCCAGACTAACAGCTCTAAATCCCTTTTGTAATGCCTGTGTGATTTCATCATTTGAGAAATCACCCTCTGGCCCAATCAACACACAAGTACTTTCACCTGCAAGTGGCACATTTTTTAGCAAATGGCGTTCGCCATCTTCCAAATGTGCTATTAAGTTATGTGTTGCAAGCAAATCTTTCTTGAGAAACTCTTTCCAAGTAATCATTTCATTGATTTTGGGCATGAAAGCTTTCAGCGATTGTTTCATTGCTCCTACTGCAATTTTCTCAATTCTTGGCAATTTAACTTCTTTTCTTTCAGAATAACGTGTTTGGACAAAAGTTATTTCATCAATTCCAATTTCAACACACTTTTCTATCATCCATTCTATTCTATCAAGGTTTTTGGTGGGGGCTATTACCAAATGAAAATAATAGTTTCTTACACCAAAGTTTGATTGATATTCGAGGATATTTAGCTCACATTTTTTATCATGTGCTTTCAAGATTGAACACTTAAAAAGCCCTCCTTTGCCATCTATTACATGAATCAGCTCTCCTTCCTGTAATCGTAACACCTTTACCGCATGCCTCGATTCTTCTTCATTCAATCGTTGCTGAGATTGTATTTCTGGTTGATAAAATAAATTCATGAAATTATTTTTCTTATATATTAAAAGCCTTACATACAAGGTTTGCTTGTCAAGGCTTTTTTTGTACTATTCAAACATTTGCTATTGCTAAGTAACTGTATCTACACACGAATCAGCTGATTATCTGTGTTTTTGGCTTAGGGTTATTCTATTTCTAAAGAGGATCTTTTATCTATAAGCCAAATACTACAGACGAAAGTTCAAATATAGCATTTCTCCCTCGATTTTGATAATATCTCCCAAATTGCCTCTGATATTGAATAATTATTGGCCCAACCTACAAAATATAGACAAACGATTGATTTTCAAGAATTTATTCTTTTGTTTACTAAAAACCTTAGGTTATCAAGTTTTTTTACCAATTGATGACAGCCTCATAATCAGGTATTTTGTGCTACTTACGCAGGTAAACAGCATTTATTCATAAAAACTTGATATTTTCTATCTTGGATAATTGGGAGAAAAGCAAAATTTAGATACTAATTGTTATAAAAAGAAGCCTATGAGAAGTGTAGTAATACTTAGGAGTAGCTTTCAAAAATAGTACAGAGCCTCGTAGATAAGACCCTGTACCAAGACCTTTATTGATTA
The DNA window shown above is from Flectobacillus major DSM 103 and carries:
- a CDS encoding competence/damage-inducible protein A, whose amino-acid sequence is MIKAEIITIGDEILYGQITDTNTQWISAELDKIGIRTVRKSSVGDTEESILSIFEEATKRANVILVTGGLGPTKDDITKKTFCKFFNTQMAVHPQALEDLKAFFQKRGREVTGLNLGQAELPLNAEYIHNKLGTAPGMWFEQNETVYISMPGVPYEMKGLMSDLILPKLQTFFKTPVIFHKIIRTVGIGESLLAEKIEDWEDALPSHIRLAYLPSMGSVKMRLTGFGSDMAVLEQEIDTEIQKVMPIIEEFVYALGEVELEEAVGKMLKARNLTVSTAESCTGGYLAHQFTKIAGSSAYYYGSIISYDNSVKINQLGVKEETLRDFGAVSEETVIQMAQNVRQLLHTDIGLATSGIAGPDGGTPEKPVGTIWIALATAEQTITQKLQLGGFREQNIHSTSINILNLLRKVLK
- a CDS encoding serine hydrolase, with the protein product MKTIWRIIYACIGLCLLTEVSFAQPTPSRLKTLDSALTILHEKALFNGVVLVAQNGKTLYKKAFGISDIRTQQPLSSSSSFNLASVSKQFIAMMIMQLKERKQLQYDDKVQKYLPSFPYEAITIRHLLTHTSGLPEYFDLAMRHNNTLDTLNNDKLLQLLTDINPALNFEVGLIWEYCNTGYVLLASIIEKVGGMPIEDFFKRNITQPLFLTNTFIFYLNMKSPLASNSQRVYGFERQNGINQLNDLMRLDGVVGDGNVYASADDLLKWEQALYTNKLVSQATIQEAFEPVQLKDGTKYPYGFGWAIKDNGKIVSHTGSWVGFRNSIERNLAQKTTVIVLSSSTSATVLSMTNNILSGQKVKLPQTQLITQVKLVDGTGSVARRASVRLKNDRIWEIGELQALPNEKVIDGKGLVLSPGFIDSHSHHFGGLEKTPEAIPSVSQGVTTIVIGQDGGSYSMDTLQNFIKKTPVAVNIASFTGHSTIRTQVLGARSLFRTAKPSELEQMKKLLQQELEKGSLGLNTGLEYESAFFSNREEVLALAKITAQFGGRYMSHIRSEDIHLEEAVDEIIEIGRQTHIPVQISHIKIAKKDQWGKSSQLLAQLQKARAEGVDITADCYPYNFWNSTLRVLFPNRDYTNPISAEFAVNQLFDPEKSVLVRFAPNKSYAGKTVSEIAQLRNEKPSQTLMNLIAIAADFEEKNPNFNEGIEAIMGKSMDDNDVANFLAWPHTNICSDGASSGHPRGHGTFTRVLGRYVREQQIMPLETAIYKMTGLSAEHLGINDRGIIASGNFADLVLFNPDTVIDNADIKNGKALSSGIEMVWVNGEVVYQAQKPTGIYSGRLIKRK
- a CDS encoding dihydrolipoamide acetyltransferase family protein, whose product is MAQIEIIMPKMGESIMEATVLSWLKKVGERIEADDYLLEVATDKIDTEVPSSHSGVIKEILVQEGDIAVIGSPICIIETEGNADEPLPTEEAASTAIEAEIEEIQALTGIALDPTQASADSSPSRFYSPLVLSISKEEGISMQELNALKGSGLDGRVTKNDILAYINQRKKPIAAPVALPATPTYETPKAVPISISGQDEIVQMDRMRKMIAERMVDSKRIAPHVSSFVETDMTPVVLWREGIKNSFKKEYGENITYTPILIEAVVKAIKDFPKINASVDGDRIIYKKNINIGMAVALPNGNLIVPVIHNADSYNLIGLTKKVNDITKRARENKLKPEDLEGGTYTISNIGTFGNVMGTPIILQPQVAIMAFGAIQKKPAVIETPEGDLIGIRQKMFISHSYDHRIVDGSLGGQFVKRVSDYLEAFDLKRSLI
- a CDS encoding DUF4197 domain-containing protein, whose amino-acid sequence is MRKIIIAVCFLGSVSSCQSQNWGNVLKQANDVLSSAKGGLTTEEISKGLKEALTVGIKNSSSQASALDGYLGNQTIKLLFPPEARKVEEKLRQIGLGSQCDKFITALNRGAEKAAGQAVPIFVDAITKMTIQDALGILKGDKDAATQYLKKTSTEALTNAFSPIMDEAINSTGATKLYGDIATTYNKIPFVGQKVNPDLKGYATQKAIDGLFLLVAQEEQKIRENPAARVTDLLKKVFGSNQ
- the gldC gene encoding gliding motility protein GldC, which encodes MKKSEINFQVTLDEQSIPEQIHWTATENPNEGVEETKAIFIGVWDHYHKGTLALPLWTKDMDVLEMKRFYIEVMGSVAESLVKATGDQKMAFQIDDLCRVLTKNLQEEIKAAQQPQA
- a CDS encoding Lrp/AsnC family transcriptional regulator, producing the protein MLDKTDSQILNLLQHNAKLTIKELAEALHLTTSPVFERIKRLEKEGVISGYVALVNAEKAGRGQIVFCNVSMPIYTTENIDTFEHLVKEMPQVLECYHLAGMVDYQLKVYVKDIKEYDNFLKQLAEIQIVKVHSSTVVLHDVKYSTVIPT
- a CDS encoding thioredoxin family protein, encoding MKKIVLNLILLMIIANISNAQKGVNFVAGGNLRTVFDLAKMQNKAVFLEAYAPTCHVCIAFKPTFELPLVGDFYNRNYISYKLDVTTTEAQAFLQKQKIWIPSTPTLLFFDKEVKLLHIAVMGENTNTAQVVIDAAGKALDPKRRSTAYKASFQSGVRDPNFLIDYAFMARIMKDTTDNIAAMKAYASKIPSSQYTNNSNFLVLQKVIMDDENPIFTYMMTHLAEYNAKYDKALVKQTAENIIMYSLYSSRGSRSSVAKINQVKANLTKLGIDKKSIAGRVFREETTALFREGKPDQAIKVLESLIDSRTDKNAYLFLSNFVRARTADKNALAKAATWAAKAK